The Nitrospinaceae bacterium genome has a segment encoding these proteins:
- a CDS encoding tetratricopeptide repeat protein, which yields MGYSLRHAGRISEAIAAYNRAVEINPGYAELREYRGKAYVLAGNMPAAMSDYRTLVAMGSPLAEALKVAIDRGASSAN from the coding sequence TTGGGCTACAGCCTTCGCCACGCTGGCCGCATCAGCGAGGCCATCGCCGCCTATAACCGCGCGGTTGAGATTAATCCAGGCTACGCCGAGTTGAGAGAATATCGGGGAAAAGCATATGTTTTGGCCGGGAACATGCCAGCCGCGATGAGCGACTACCGCACCCTCGTAGCCATGGGCTCGCCGCTTGCCGAGGCCCTCAAGGTGGCGATTGACCGGGGCGCTTCCTCGGCTAATTAA
- a CDS encoding OsmC family protein, with the protein MAVKLKELPETTENWAEADFKGHAFSEVSVKGGHTLIVDEPKRLGGSDQGPSPLGYLATSLAGCTAVIVERCVKDAKLDIESMKVKSTIVYSPRGIGGVAGYKSNPSEAITDVWIKIDATPEQIEAVKADYMKRCPVYNLFSASGCKMIDNWHVNE; encoded by the coding sequence ATGGCTGTAAAACTGAAAGAGCTGCCCGAAACGACAGAAAACTGGGCCGAGGCGGATTTTAAGGGGCACGCTTTTAGCGAGGTTTCCGTCAAGGGCGGGCATACGTTGATAGTTGATGAGCCAAAGCGCCTTGGCGGCTCGGACCAGGGGCCCTCGCCTTTGGGCTACCTTGCGACCTCGTTGGCGGGGTGCACGGCGGTTATCGTCGAGCGTTGCGTGAAAGACGCCAAACTCGATATTGAATCGATGAAAGTGAAATCGACTATCGTCTACAGCCCGCGGGGCATTGGTGGGGTGGCGGGCTATAAGTCTAATCCCTCGGAGGCCATCACCGACGTCTGGATTAAAATTGATGCAACGCCAGAGCAGATTGAGGCGGTAAAGGCCGACTACATGAAGCGCTGCCCGGTCTATAATCTTTTCAGTGCAAGTGGCTGCAAAATGATTGACAACTGGCACGTGAACGAATAG
- a CDS encoding cupin domain-containing protein, which yields MSVYKDFGREGGDSPSYVSAQIAWRHGQNLSMGFFRMEAGQGSEPHYHNDEQFIYILKGGLRVAIDGKILEVPVGSLVHFAPGTVHELATPATEAAEFLLSRGPARENPEEDVIKPEGDAGKSILR from the coding sequence ATGTCTGTTTACAAAGATTTTGGGCGAGAGGGCGGCGATAGCCCCTCTTATGTCTCGGCCCAGATAGCCTGGCGCCACGGCCAGAACCTGAGCATGGGGTTTTTTCGGATGGAGGCGGGCCAGGGCTCAGAGCCCCATTATCATAACGATGAGCAATTTATCTACATTTTAAAGGGCGGCCTCCGGGTGGCCATCGATGGCAAGATTTTAGAGGTGCCGGTTGGGAGCCTGGTGCATTTTGCCCCCGGCACGGTCCACGAGCTTGCCACACCCGCCACAGAGGCCGCAGAGTTTCTCTTAAGCCGTGGCCCGGCACGAGAGAACCCAGAGGAGGATGTGATCAAGCCCGAGGGCGATGCCGGAAAAAGCATTCTTCGCTAA
- a CDS encoding DUF1330 domain-containing protein, with protein MAGYIIAQIKVNDPEPYKDYVNQNTELVEKFGGKFLVRGGDPEVMEGEFPLPRTIVLEFPNVEAAYKWYNSPEYAGPKSLRQATADTNLMIVDGV; from the coding sequence ATGGCTGGATATATCATCGCGCAAATCAAAGTGAACGACCCCGAACCATACAAAGATTATGTAAATCAGAACACAGAGTTGGTTGAAAAATTTGGCGGGAAATTTTTAGTGCGGGGCGGGGATCCGGAAGTGATGGAGGGTGAGTTTCCTCTCCCGAGGACCATTGTGCTTGAGTTCCCTAACGTCGAGGCGGCCTACAAGTGGTACAACTCGCCGGAATACGCAGGGCCTAAATCATTACGCCAGGCGACGGCGGATACTAATCTGATGATTGTTGATGGCGTATAA
- the metH gene encoding methionine synthase, producing the protein MVFEDLRSILEKRILVLDGAMGTMIQGYDLEEADFRGPRFTDHSCDLKGNNDLLTITQPKIIEDIHRSFLDAGCDILETNTFNSNAISQADYSLENLVYELNLEAAQMAKRLCEEYTLKTPDKPRFSAGSIGPTNRALSISPDVGNPGFRAVTFEEVVAVYVEQIKGLVDGGVDILLIETVFDTLNCRAAIYAIEVFVEETGRRLPVMISGTLPDQSGRTLSGQTPHAFWVSVAHTQNLLSVGLNCALGAKEMRPFIEELAGVAHVPVSAHPNAGLPNEFGEYDETPTEFLRLIDEFAESGFLNIVGGCCGTTPEHIKLVAEAVESRTPRKLPARNRAFQLSGLESVEYTPESNFMNIGERTNVAGSRRFAKLVLAGDLEKALEVALHQVEGGAQVLDINLDEGMLDSEAMMTKFINLMAAEPDIARLPFMIDSSNWPVIEAGLRCLQGKGIVNSISLKEGEEVFRGHAREVLRYGAAVVVMAFDEQGQADTFERKTEICARAYRILTEEVGFPPEDIIFDPNILTVGTGIEEHNDYAVAFIRATAWIKENLPHAKVSGGVSNVSFSFRGNNPVREAMHSAFLYHAIRAGLDMGIVNAGQLEVYEQIPADFLELVEDVLLNRRPDATERLVDAAEGFKGDGKKTEKEQLAWRDAPVEERLKYALMRGVVEFIDEDTEEARQKLDSSIKVIEGPLMDGMNVVGDLFGEGKMFLPQVVKSARVMKKSVAYLVPFLEEEKAKAKSNRKPGKVVMATVKGDVHDIGKNIVGVVLGCNNFDVVDLGVMVPAQKIIDAAIKEEADVVGLSGLITPSLAEMAHVAQEMERQGLDIPILIGGATTSRKHTAVKIAPHYGAGTIHVVDASKSVPVVSSLLNTENRGDFLSSVREEYQEIREEFENSTARANYLSLEAARANTLGLDWSAYRPTKPRNMGITVLRDFPLEELCRYIDWSPFFQAWELKGKYPDILNSPTAGKEAKSLFEDANILLDKIVREKLISASGVFGLFPAGRVGADDIELRIDDNGHEPAPHFHMLRQQAEKREGQPNLSLADFIAPKGSGAEDYMGLFAVTAGLGAGALAEQFEKDSDDYQAIMVKALADRLAEAFAECLHERVRKDYWGYAADEKLSDEDFIKERFQGIRPAPGYPACPDHSEKRILFDILDAEANTGISLTESCAMFPAASVSGFYLAHPDTRYFAVGRVERDQAEDYARRKGVPLEEVERWLVANLNYEPGRVVA; encoded by the coding sequence ATGGTGTTTGAGGACTTGCGGTCGATACTCGAAAAAAGAATCCTCGTGCTCGATGGCGCCATGGGCACCATGATCCAGGGCTACGATCTCGAGGAGGCGGATTTTAGGGGGCCTCGTTTTACAGATCATTCTTGCGACCTAAAGGGCAACAATGATCTTTTAACAATCACGCAGCCTAAAATCATTGAAGACATCCACCGGTCATTCCTCGACGCAGGATGCGATATTCTCGAAACAAACACGTTTAACTCAAACGCTATCTCCCAAGCCGACTATTCGCTCGAAAACCTGGTCTATGAGCTGAACCTTGAGGCGGCTCAAATGGCAAAGCGGCTCTGTGAGGAGTACACGCTTAAAACACCGGACAAGCCTCGATTCTCGGCAGGCTCCATTGGGCCGACGAACCGAGCGCTATCGATATCGCCAGACGTGGGCAATCCCGGTTTCCGTGCGGTGACGTTCGAGGAGGTTGTTGCCGTTTATGTCGAGCAAATTAAAGGGCTTGTCGATGGCGGTGTCGATATCCTCCTCATTGAAACGGTTTTTGACACGCTAAACTGCCGTGCGGCCATTTATGCAATCGAAGTTTTTGTCGAAGAAACCGGCCGCAGGCTCCCCGTGATGATCTCGGGAACACTTCCCGATCAGAGCGGGCGAACCCTATCGGGCCAAACACCCCACGCATTTTGGGTATCGGTGGCGCACACCCAGAACCTGTTGAGTGTCGGGCTCAACTGTGCGCTCGGGGCCAAAGAAATGCGCCCGTTCATCGAGGAGCTTGCGGGAGTGGCCCATGTTCCTGTGAGCGCCCATCCGAATGCAGGTCTCCCTAACGAGTTTGGTGAATACGACGAGACGCCGACGGAATTTCTTCGGCTGATTGATGAGTTTGCCGAGAGCGGATTTTTAAACATCGTAGGGGGCTGCTGCGGAACAACGCCCGAGCATATAAAGCTGGTGGCCGAGGCGGTCGAGAGCCGAACGCCCAGAAAGCTCCCGGCGCGAAATCGTGCGTTCCAGCTTAGTGGCCTTGAGTCGGTTGAGTATACGCCCGAGTCGAATTTTATGAACATTGGCGAGCGAACGAACGTCGCTGGCTCGCGGCGGTTTGCCAAGCTTGTCCTCGCCGGGGATCTTGAAAAGGCGCTTGAGGTTGCGCTCCACCAGGTTGAGGGCGGCGCCCAGGTGCTCGACATAAATCTTGACGAGGGAATGCTCGACTCCGAGGCAATGATGACGAAGTTCATCAACCTCATGGCTGCCGAGCCGGACATTGCACGGCTGCCCTTCATGATCGATTCGTCGAACTGGCCGGTCATAGAAGCCGGGCTCCGTTGTCTTCAAGGTAAGGGCATCGTCAATTCAATCAGCCTCAAAGAGGGCGAGGAAGTTTTTCGGGGACACGCGCGGGAAGTTCTTCGCTATGGCGCGGCGGTGGTTGTCATGGCGTTCGATGAACAAGGCCAGGCCGACACCTTTGAGCGCAAGACAGAGATTTGCGCGCGCGCCTATCGGATACTCACTGAAGAGGTGGGTTTTCCGCCCGAGGATATTATTTTTGACCCCAATATCCTAACCGTTGGTACCGGCATCGAGGAGCACAACGACTACGCCGTGGCTTTTATCCGCGCAACGGCATGGATTAAGGAGAATTTGCCCCACGCAAAAGTGAGCGGCGGAGTGAGTAATGTGTCGTTTTCTTTTAGGGGAAACAATCCTGTGCGCGAGGCGATGCACTCGGCGTTTCTCTATCATGCTATTCGTGCCGGGCTCGACATGGGCATTGTTAATGCGGGCCAGCTTGAAGTCTACGAGCAAATTCCCGCCGATTTTCTTGAGCTTGTTGAGGACGTGTTACTCAATCGCCGACCTGATGCCACCGAGCGGTTGGTTGATGCCGCCGAGGGCTTTAAGGGGGACGGCAAGAAAACCGAAAAAGAACAACTTGCCTGGCGCGATGCCCCGGTCGAGGAGCGTTTAAAATATGCACTCATGCGCGGGGTCGTCGAATTCATCGACGAGGACACCGAGGAGGCTCGCCAAAAACTTGATAGCTCAATTAAGGTGATCGAGGGCCCGCTCATGGACGGGATGAACGTTGTTGGCGATCTTTTCGGCGAGGGCAAAATGTTCTTGCCCCAGGTGGTTAAGAGCGCTCGTGTGATGAAGAAATCCGTTGCCTATCTTGTGCCTTTTCTTGAAGAGGAAAAAGCAAAGGCCAAGAGTAATCGCAAGCCCGGCAAGGTGGTCATGGCCACCGTCAAGGGAGACGTGCACGACATCGGTAAAAATATCGTCGGGGTGGTGCTCGGCTGCAATAATTTTGATGTCGTTGATTTGGGGGTGATGGTTCCCGCACAAAAAATAATCGATGCCGCCATCAAAGAGGAGGCCGATGTTGTCGGCCTGAGCGGATTAATCACGCCCTCGCTCGCCGAGATGGCCCATGTTGCACAGGAGATGGAGCGCCAGGGGCTTGATATTCCGATTCTGATTGGCGGCGCAACCACCTCGCGCAAGCATACTGCCGTAAAAATTGCGCCCCACTATGGCGCTGGTACAATTCATGTTGTTGATGCTTCAAAGAGCGTGCCCGTCGTAAGCTCGCTCCTCAATACCGAGAATCGGGGGGATTTTCTCTCCTCTGTGCGTGAGGAGTATCAGGAAATAAGGGAAGAATTCGAGAACAGCACTGCCCGGGCGAACTATCTTTCGCTTGAGGCGGCGCGGGCGAATACCCTTGGGCTCGACTGGAGTGCCTATAGACCGACGAAGCCGCGCAATATGGGGATAACCGTACTCCGTGATTTTCCGCTTGAAGAGCTTTGCCGCTACATTGATTGGTCGCCGTTTTTTCAGGCTTGGGAGCTCAAAGGAAAATACCCGGACATCCTCAATTCACCCACGGCGGGAAAAGAGGCCAAGAGCCTTTTCGAGGATGCGAATATTTTGCTCGATAAGATCGTGCGCGAAAAGCTCATCAGCGCCAGCGGCGTGTTCGGTCTTTTTCCGGCTGGCCGGGTGGGGGCGGACGATATCGAATTGCGCATTGATGATAATGGTCACGAGCCCGCTCCTCATTTTCACATGCTTCGCCAGCAGGCCGAAAAAAGAGAAGGGCAGCCCAACCTCTCGCTCGCCGATTTCATCGCGCCCAAAGGATCGGGGGCCGAAGACTACATGGGCCTGTTTGCGGTCACAGCTGGTCTGGGTGCTGGGGCGCTTGCCGAGCAGTTTGAAAAAGATAGTGACGACTACCAGGCCATCATGGTCAAGGCGCTTGCCGATCGGCTGGCCGAGGCCTTTGCCGAATGTCTCCACGAGCGGGTGAGAAAAGATTACTGGGGCTACGCGGCAGATGAAAAACTCTCGGATGAGGACTTTATAAAAGAGCGCTTCCAGGGTATACGCCCGGCACCGGGCTATCCTGCCTGCCCCGACCACAGCGAAAAACGAATCCTGTTTGATATTTTAGATGCTGAGGCGAACACTGGCATATCCCTCACCGAGAGTTGTGCCATGTTTCCCGCCGCCTCGGTATCGGGCTTCTACCTTGCCCACCCCGATACCCGCTACTTTGCCGTCGGACGGGTAGAGCGCGACCAGGCCGAGGACTATGCCCGCCGCAAGGGCGTTCCCCTTGAGGAGGTCGAGCGCTGGCTCGTCGCCAACCTCAACTACGAGCCGGGCCGGGTTGTGGCGTAG